Proteins encoded in a region of the Thermoplasmata archaeon genome:
- a CDS encoding translation initiation factor IF-6: MRYSRYAGTPNIGVYTAVNESFAFIAGDAAPEFVKDVEEALQVETTLMTVAGSFVIGSLVVMNSNGAVVSGLADPREVETIGKCIKCTPIEDPLNAAGNNILANDKGAIVNPQYSKSLVKVISDALGVECVQSSIAGVNTVGSVCRATNIGCVCHADATDEDVKLIQDVLKVECIRTTVNHGSRMLGAGILANSKGALIGDDTTPIEMGKIEEGLALY; encoded by the coding sequence ATGAGATACTCTCGTTATGCAGGAACGCCCAACATAGGGGTATACACGGCTGTAAACGAGAGTTTCGCATTCATCGCAGGAGATGCCGCCCCCGAGTTCGTTAAGGATGTGGAGGAGGCATTGCAAGTAGAAACCACATTGATGACGGTGGCCGGATCATTCGTGATCGGGTCACTCGTCGTCATGAATTCCAACGGCGCTGTCGTTTCTGGCCTTGCCGATCCGAGGGAGGTCGAGACCATCGGGAAGTGCATCAAATGCACGCCTATTGAAGACCCCTTAAACGCGGCTGGGAACAACATTCTTGCCAACGACAAAGGTGCCATCGTCAACCCCCAGTATTCAAAATCGCTTGTCAAGGTGATCTCTGACGCTCTCGGAGTAGAGTGCGTTCAGTCATCCATAGCAGGCGTGAATACAGTAGGGTCAGTTTGCAGAGCAACCAACATAGGATGCGTCTGCCACGCAGATGCCACTGATGAAGATGTGAAACTGATTCAGGACGTTCTCAAAGTCGAATGCATTAGGACGACCGTCAACCACGGATCGCGCATGCTGGGCGCAGGCATTCTGGCCAATTCTAAAGGTGCTCTCATAGGAGATGACACCACCCCCATCGAGATGGGAAAGATCGAAGAGGGTCTCGCTCTCTACTGA
- a CDS encoding DUF115 domain-containing protein — MDFQEWEPIYEQILADMGYDRTEDESSVRILKAVTLNSDLHSGDDFSHLVEGAVTVVGNAPCLEDDLDSVGINGTILCSGSAVGRMLARRILPDMIFTDLDGEIEPQLEASSRGAVSFLHAHGDNPELIMRYAGLFTGPVVLTTQSAPEYTVFNYGGFTDGDRAYCYAKHFNAREIRLIGFDYDHPMAKDGSDPSIKLRKLQWAKRIIESFDI; from the coding sequence ATGGATTTCCAAGAGTGGGAACCTATTTATGAGCAGATCCTCGCAGACATGGGATACGATCGTACAGAAGACGAGAGTTCAGTCCGTATACTGAAGGCAGTCACTCTCAATTCAGATCTCCATTCCGGGGATGATTTCTCCCATCTGGTCGAAGGGGCAGTCACCGTCGTTGGAAATGCTCCCTGCTTGGAGGATGATTTGGATTCCGTAGGCATCAATGGGACGATCCTCTGTTCCGGATCCGCTGTCGGCAGGATGCTGGCCAGGAGGATACTGCCCGATATGATATTCACGGATCTCGACGGGGAGATAGAACCGCAGCTGGAGGCGAGTTCACGCGGTGCAGTATCTTTTCTACATGCCCATGGGGACAACCCTGAACTCATAATGAGATATGCCGGCCTTTTTACTGGTCCAGTGGTCCTCACCACGCAATCCGCCCCAGAGTATACGGTGTTCAATTACGGCGGGTTCACAGACGGTGACCGTGCATATTGCTATGCTAAACATTTCAACGCCAGGGAGATAAGGCTGATAGGGTTCGATTACGATCATCCCATGGCAAAGGATGGATCAGATCCGTCCATCAAGTTACGCAAGCTCCAATGGGCTAAAAGAATCATCGAATCTTTTGACATCTGA
- a CDS encoding 50S ribosomal protein L39e → MSSTKAPAMKARLNKKVKQNRRVPAWVMMRTSRQFLRHPKRRSWRMSKIKE, encoded by the coding sequence ATGTCAAGTACAAAGGCCCCCGCAATGAAGGCAAGACTGAACAAGAAGGTCAAGCAGAACCGCCGTGTCCCCGCATGGGTCATGATGAGGACAAGCAGGCAGTTCCTCCGCCACCCTAAGAGAAGGTCATGGCGCATGAGCAAGATTAAGGAGTGA
- a CDS encoding 30S ribosomal protein S19e, with translation MVTVYDVPAEQLILKTAQKLKENDKIVPPEWAEYVKTGRHTERAPSQDDWWYTRAASIMRKLYVKGPMGSSKLAAEYGGYADRGSMPNQAVKGSRNIARKCLMQLEAAGYLVSKDKEGRAISPAGQSLLDNTAKEVYDEMKA, from the coding sequence ATGGTAACTGTCTACGATGTTCCTGCCGAGCAGCTCATACTCAAGACGGCCCAGAAGCTGAAGGAGAACGACAAGATCGTTCCTCCCGAGTGGGCCGAGTATGTGAAGACCGGAAGGCACACAGAGAGAGCGCCTTCCCAGGATGACTGGTGGTACACTCGTGCCGCCTCCATCATGAGGAAGTTGTACGTCAAAGGACCGATGGGATCCTCCAAGCTCGCCGCCGAGTACGGTGGTTACGCTGACAGGGGATCAATGCCTAACCAGGCAGTCAAGGGAAGCCGCAACATCGCAAGGAAATGCCTGATGCAGCTCGAGGCCGCCGGTTATCTGGTATCCAAGGACAAAGAGGGCCGCGCAATCAGCCCTGCAGGTCAGTCCCTTCTGGACAACACTGCGAAAGAGGTCTACGACGAGATGAAGGCCTGA
- a CDS encoding Zn-dependent hydrolase gives MRIRWHGHACFEFSNGETTIVVDPHDGRSLGIRPPVASANTVLMTHDHYDHNASRVIKGNHKDLKFAYGDNVVHGNIKVTGFQSWHDNTEGSERGANTIYKFEMEGISICHCGDLGCIPPKDVLDEIKGVDFLFVPVGEVYTMEVPEIKTLIELVNPRIIVPMHYMVGGLSFRLSPLDKFLDIIPVNATDFIGNELDISKSDLPDDKECWVFDC, from the coding sequence ATGCGGATCAGATGGCACGGACATGCATGCTTCGAATTCTCCAACGGCGAGACCACAATCGTCGTAGACCCTCACGACGGAAGATCGTTAGGGATCAGACCGCCGGTCGCTTCAGCAAATACAGTCCTGATGACTCATGACCATTACGATCACAACGCATCCCGTGTAATCAAAGGCAACCACAAGGACCTAAAGTTCGCCTACGGCGACAATGTTGTTCACGGCAACATCAAGGTCACCGGCTTTCAGAGCTGGCATGACAACACCGAAGGATCTGAAAGAGGGGCCAACACCATCTACAAATTCGAAATGGAAGGCATATCGATCTGCCACTGCGGCGACCTTGGATGTATTCCGCCAAAGGATGTATTGGATGAGATCAAGGGAGTTGACTTCCTTTTCGTGCCCGTCGGCGAGGTATATACAATGGAGGTGCCTGAGATCAAGACCCTTATTGAACTCGTAAATCCGAGGATAATAGTTCCCATGCACTACATGGTCGGAGGTCTCTCATTCAGGCTCTCGCCGCTCGATAAGTTCCTAGATATTATCCCCGTCAATGCTACGGATTTCATCGGGAACGAGCTCGATATCTCCAAATCGGACCTTCCTGACGATAAGGAATGTTGGGTCTTCGACTGCTGA
- a CDS encoding magnesium transporter CorA family protein, which yields MKKTIDIYEMLNGKVAKTDQIKNDVWINMIDPTVEEIDLVQKALGIDREALTAALDDEEGSRTEVSDKYTIVLVDAPTREWRNGHEEFTTFPISITLTDKAIVTVCLQPLFAINNILSSMNKNINTVNVSNRTRFLLQILFRIAINYQSDLKYIEVKRNAIEESIRKATKREDLFELHELESNLVYFKTSLAVNASIIERIRRSRLISTPEDKELIDDVIVETNQALEMTTTYAQIIKGTRQLVESDLNNSLANVMKFLTSITLIIAIPTMIASFYGMNVPLPGSGYEYTYIILFVLMVVLCIVSIFILRKRGLWR from the coding sequence GTGAAGAAGACGATCGATATCTACGAGATGCTTAACGGCAAGGTCGCAAAGACGGACCAGATCAAGAACGATGTATGGATCAACATGATTGATCCTACGGTCGAGGAGATAGACTTGGTGCAAAAGGCTCTCGGTATCGACAGAGAGGCCCTCACCGCTGCACTGGATGACGAGGAAGGCTCCAGGACCGAAGTCTCCGACAAGTACACAATAGTTCTAGTCGATGCCCCTACAAGGGAGTGGAGGAACGGGCATGAGGAGTTCACGACCTTCCCTATCTCAATCACATTGACGGACAAGGCAATAGTTACCGTCTGTCTGCAGCCTCTTTTCGCAATCAATAACATCCTGTCGTCGATGAACAAGAATATCAACACAGTAAATGTGTCCAATAGGACGCGTTTCCTGCTCCAGATTCTCTTCAGGATCGCTATCAACTATCAGTCCGATCTGAAGTACATCGAGGTCAAGCGTAATGCGATCGAGGAATCCATCCGCAAAGCCACAAAGAGGGAGGATCTCTTTGAACTCCACGAATTGGAATCCAACTTGGTTTACTTCAAGACCAGTCTTGCTGTCAACGCTTCCATCATCGAGAGGATCAGAAGGTCCAGATTGATCTCTACTCCGGAAGACAAGGAGCTAATCGATGACGTTATAGTCGAGACCAATCAGGCTCTAGAGATGACGACCACTTACGCGCAGATCATCAAGGGTACAAGGCAGCTGGTCGAATCAGATCTCAACAATTCCCTTGCAAACGTTATGAAATTCCTGACATCCATAACTCTTATCATCGCCATTCCTACGATGATCGCCAGTTTCTACGGTATGAACGTACCTCTCCCCGGAAGCGGGTACGAGTATACGTACATCATATTGTTCGTTCTGATGGTTGTTCTCTGTATCGTATCCATCTTTATCCTCCGTAAGAGAGGCTTGTGGCGCTGA
- a CDS encoding DUF998 domain-containing protein: protein MFDEMGPSRLYTIAGFLVAIVLGAGSILSIILYPEWDIKLNSFSDLGDYMSPSKWIFNGACMLAGILLAIFAMGYVKYGKKISKIGGYAFILTGILMFLVGAVSKEASYDGHLYISMTFAFVFFFSAAIICIQNVIDREWKYLLPTVVAGAVIAVTWVLYLNGEVVKYGEAQLICFIGALVWFLSETVRNAKLGFGTEMEDKQ, encoded by the coding sequence ATGTTCGATGAGATGGGTCCTTCGAGACTCTACACAATTGCTGGTTTCCTCGTCGCTATTGTTTTGGGAGCAGGATCCATCCTTTCAATCATTCTGTATCCGGAGTGGGATATCAAACTGAATTCATTCTCAGACTTAGGGGACTACATGTCGCCTTCCAAATGGATATTCAACGGCGCATGTATGCTTGCAGGTATCCTTCTGGCGATATTCGCTATGGGATACGTCAAGTACGGAAAGAAAATCTCAAAGATTGGTGGATATGCATTCATCTTGACAGGAATACTCATGTTCCTGGTGGGAGCCGTATCCAAAGAGGCTAGTTATGATGGTCACCTTTACATATCGATGACATTTGCATTCGTTTTCTTCTTCTCAGCTGCAATCATATGCATTCAGAACGTCATCGACAGAGAATGGAAATACCTGCTCCCCACCGTCGTAGCAGGCGCTGTGATCGCAGTCACATGGGTACTATATCTCAACGGCGAGGTCGTCAAATACGGCGAAGCTCAACTAATATGTTTCATCGGAGCACTTGTTTGGTTCCTTTCAGAGACCGTTAGGAACGCTAAATTGGGATTCGGTACGGAAATGGAAGATAAACAGTAA
- a CDS encoding methanogenesis marker 2 protein produces the protein MTDLQRMADTIRNFPGVTRKNAIHDIVDLFPTTGFPQVVAAEGEDAAVIENGNMCVLFAADGIMEKLMAADPFLAGYYAVLVNVNDIAAMGGRPLGMVDVISVKDGNMNGDLLKGIQYGVEKFNVPLVGGHTHPDCNFNSIEISIIGSVKKDDVLLSSTAKCGDDVVFVIDLDGVFPESVPYTYDSTSSKPKDLVQAQMEAAAMVAEKHLAHACKDMSNPGHIGTLGMMLESSEKGATVDIRKIPIPDDVDPYHWATTYFGCAFVFSCDAAHSQEIIDIFADVGCAGSVVGKVDDSKKLRITDGEQEIVLFDFDKDIITGVKVKK, from the coding sequence ATGACCGATCTCCAAAGAATGGCAGATACCATAAGGAATTTCCCTGGAGTCACCAGGAAGAATGCCATCCACGATATCGTGGATCTTTTCCCCACAACGGGATTCCCTCAGGTCGTTGCGGCCGAAGGAGAAGATGCGGCAGTCATCGAGAACGGGAATATGTGCGTTCTTTTCGCTGCTGACGGCATAATGGAGAAGCTGATGGCAGCGGATCCGTTCCTGGCAGGCTATTATGCTGTACTGGTGAATGTCAATGATATCGCTGCTATGGGCGGACGTCCGCTGGGCATGGTGGATGTCATCTCAGTGAAGGACGGCAACATGAACGGGGACCTGCTGAAAGGGATACAATACGGGGTGGAGAAGTTCAACGTTCCTCTGGTCGGTGGCCATACCCATCCCGACTGCAACTTCAATTCCATTGAGATTTCCATAATCGGCTCAGTCAAGAAGGATGACGTCCTCCTTAGCAGCACTGCCAAGTGTGGCGACGATGTCGTTTTCGTCATCGATCTCGACGGAGTTTTCCCAGAATCTGTTCCTTATACATATGACAGTACTTCCAGTAAGCCGAAGGATCTTGTACAGGCTCAGATGGAGGCCGCGGCAATGGTGGCTGAGAAACATCTGGCCCATGCATGCAAGGACATGAGTAATCCAGGTCACATCGGTACTCTCGGAATGATGCTCGAGTCCTCTGAAAAGGGCGCCACAGTCGATATTCGTAAGATCCCTATTCCAGACGATGTCGATCCATATCACTGGGCAACCACCTATTTCGGCTGTGCTTTCGTTTTCTCGTGTGATGCCGCACATTCTCAGGAGATCATCGACATATTCGCCGACGTCGGTTGTGCCGGGTCAGTAGTTGGTAAAGTCGACGATTCCAAGAAACTGAGGATCACAGATGGCGAGCAAGAGATTGTCCTCTTTGATTTCGATAAAGACATCATCACCGGCGTAAAGGTCAAGAAATAA
- a CDS encoding DUF373 family protein codes for MKRTLVLAVDRDDDFGVKGKVSTPVIGIQDCITAANSLGIADPEDSDLNALYAAISTCMDLQEQGSDATIALICGDEKVGHKSDLALVSELEAVLNEVKPDNVVLIGDGAEDEYIYPIISSRAHVDSVKKVFVKQAPNIEGSLYVLTKMLSERNKRKRFIAPIGAIIFIASLFFLIPDLVIFFTTQDVSELTAISRDLIPMIVGLMLLLYAYDFSEKWDKYSHYFKDNVLARSTMMLMTTLAVGVFIISCIVCYYEMKDTYYDSWFIALLSYINMIVWPSMMAITIYIFGVIIYEYQEAMAIRLSNIFDCFSVASFGVMITGLIDLALFYVGPVDDPMLGVLEIILGIIISMVSSYFKSQYRKNAIAG; via the coding sequence ATGAAGCGGACTCTGGTCTTAGCCGTTGACAGGGATGACGATTTCGGCGTCAAGGGAAAGGTATCCACCCCCGTCATAGGTATACAGGACTGTATAACCGCTGCTAATTCACTGGGAATTGCTGACCCGGAAGATTCTGACCTGAACGCTCTGTATGCAGCAATCAGCACCTGCATGGATCTGCAGGAACAGGGATCCGATGCCACTATCGCGCTCATCTGCGGAGATGAGAAGGTTGGTCACAAATCGGATCTGGCTTTGGTTTCGGAACTCGAAGCTGTTTTGAATGAGGTGAAGCCGGACAACGTCGTTCTCATCGGAGACGGTGCTGAGGATGAATACATCTACCCCATCATCTCCTCCAGGGCCCATGTGGATTCTGTGAAGAAGGTGTTCGTGAAACAGGCTCCGAACATCGAAGGTTCTTTGTACGTTCTGACCAAGATGCTCTCTGAGCGCAACAAGAGGAAGAGGTTCATCGCACCCATAGGAGCGATCATCTTCATAGCTTCCTTGTTCTTCCTCATTCCGGACTTGGTCATATTCTTCACCACCCAGGATGTTTCTGAGCTGACCGCAATCTCTAGGGATCTCATCCCAATGATTGTAGGTCTCATGTTGTTGCTCTATGCATACGATTTCTCGGAAAAGTGGGACAAATACTCTCATTACTTCAAGGACAACGTCCTGGCCAGAAGCACGATGATGCTTATGACCACTCTCGCTGTCGGTGTTTTCATCATCAGCTGCATCGTATGCTATTACGAGATGAAGGACACATACTACGATTCTTGGTTCATAGCATTGCTTTCCTACATCAACATGATCGTCTGGCCCAGCATGATGGCCATCACCATTTACATCTTCGGGGTGATCATCTATGAGTATCAGGAGGCCATGGCGATACGTCTGAGCAACATTTTCGACTGCTTTAGTGTCGCCAGCTTCGGAGTGATGATCACCGGACTAATAGATCTCGCTCTGTTTTATGTGGGTCCGGTAGACGACCCCATGCTGGGCGTTCTCGAGATCATTCTTGGAATAATCATCTCCATGGTGTCCAGCTACTTCAAGAGCCAATATAGGAAGAATGCCATCGCAGGATGA
- a CDS encoding 50S ribosomal protein L31e, which yields MADEIERTIVVPLRKTKQAPRTRRTNRAVKELRENIARHMKAEQDQIWIDASVNEKLWANGIRNPPNKITVKAVKFDDGLVEVSLAE from the coding sequence ATGGCAGATGAAATCGAGAGAACAATCGTTGTCCCCCTGAGGAAGACAAAGCAGGCACCCCGCACACGCAGGACCAACCGTGCTGTCAAGGAGCTTAGGGAGAACATCGCCAGGCACATGAAGGCCGAGCAGGACCAGATCTGGATTGACGCCAGCGTCAACGAGAAGCTCTGGGCCAACGGTATCCGTAACCCTCCAAACAAGATCACCGTCAAAGCTGTCAAGTTCGACGACGGTCTTGTCGAAGTCTCACTCGCAGAGTGA
- a CDS encoding metalloprotease, with the protein MDAGILALIILTIIYVPIWFWVWRNPEKALKYHLVKYGPTIMIKTRLGIKTMDKIAKYRRFWYAFGFMSRLTSAVLFFLMMYMLILSVIALPSRLGSGGIGIQYALAIPGFNPMLPLTYGILALFVAMVVHEMGHGIQSRVNDCDVDSTGLLYGVVPLGAFCEPNEEQLPKLSRRAQLDVYAAGITVNTVVATISIVLMLLICSTITVADFGQNMDEDDLPGVYSIDKDSPAFYSDVPTSALITGIQLYGEEQWHTVTADTSGRSVCLDCKDLELLPTSLYRLQYVLEDGESRASSALQMGALIKSVSNNSPAKSAGLEVLTYLYSITITDSSGSTREAIIHNTNDFLDTMKGTSGGDKAVVTTVTVSSDGSDIETVVHEEVTLTSSGSQGYLGISVSNSGFTMMTPELMMTTATDPFYNCTDAFSYVEGFLRYLSGPINGLDPIPNAITWWYDAPAGDITWVVVKILYWLFWLDILLAISNALPAYPFDGGFLFEGGINWLLEKLGIKDAERRKKLTGSVASSVTAVTLMMFFLVILAFVI; encoded by the coding sequence ATGGATGCCGGAATATTGGCCCTCATAATTTTGACCATCATTTACGTACCGATATGGTTCTGGGTTTGGAGGAATCCCGAGAAGGCCCTGAAGTATCATCTGGTGAAATACGGGCCTACGATAATGATCAAGACCAGGCTCGGTATCAAAACGATGGACAAGATTGCCAAATACCGCAGGTTCTGGTATGCCTTCGGTTTCATGTCTAGGCTGACTTCCGCTGTATTGTTCTTCCTTATGATGTATATGCTGATCCTTTCCGTGATTGCCTTGCCTTCAAGGTTAGGTTCCGGAGGAATCGGTATCCAATACGCCCTTGCCATTCCCGGATTCAACCCTATGCTTCCACTGACATACGGAATCCTTGCGCTTTTCGTCGCCATGGTGGTCCATGAGATGGGTCACGGGATCCAGTCGCGTGTCAACGATTGCGATGTGGATTCCACAGGACTATTGTACGGAGTGGTCCCCCTGGGGGCTTTCTGTGAGCCGAACGAGGAACAGCTTCCTAAGCTCTCCCGCAGGGCACAGCTAGATGTTTATGCGGCAGGAATTACCGTCAACACCGTCGTGGCAACAATTTCTATCGTCCTGATGCTTTTGATCTGTTCCACCATAACAGTCGCTGATTTTGGACAGAATATGGATGAGGATGACCTGCCTGGTGTTTATTCGATAGACAAGGATTCTCCTGCATTCTATTCGGATGTACCGACATCCGCCCTCATAACAGGCATTCAGCTCTATGGGGAGGAACAATGGCATACTGTGACTGCTGACACCTCTGGCAGAAGTGTCTGTCTGGATTGTAAGGATCTTGAATTATTGCCAACGAGTTTGTATAGACTTCAATATGTACTGGAAGATGGGGAATCCAGAGCCTCAAGTGCTCTGCAGATGGGCGCACTCATAAAGTCTGTATCCAACAACAGTCCAGCAAAGAGCGCTGGTCTCGAGGTTCTCACATATCTTTATTCAATCACAATCACCGATTCGTCCGGATCAACTAGAGAGGCCATAATCCACAACACCAATGATTTCCTCGACACCATGAAGGGGACTTCAGGCGGGGACAAGGCAGTTGTAACCACCGTTACGGTATCTTCCGACGGAAGCGACATAGAAACAGTCGTGCATGAGGAAGTCACTCTTACATCATCCGGTTCCCAGGGATACCTCGGAATCTCGGTTTCCAATTCAGGATTCACGATGATGACGCCTGAACTCATGATGACCACCGCCACCGATCCGTTCTACAACTGTACGGATGCGTTCAGTTATGTGGAGGGTTTCCTTAGGTACCTCTCAGGGCCGATCAACGGACTCGACCCCATACCGAACGCGATCACCTGGTGGTACGATGCGCCCGCTGGCGATATTACTTGGGTTGTAGTGAAGATCCTTTACTGGTTGTTCTGGTTGGATATCCTGCTGGCGATTTCTAACGCTCTCCCCGCCTATCCCTTCGATGGAGGATTTTTATTTGAGGGAGGCATCAATTGGTTGTTGGAAAAACTGGGAATCAAGGATGCTGAGAGGCGCAAGAAGCTGACTGGCAGTGTCGCCAGCAGTGTCACTGCCGTAACTCTCATGATGTTCTTCCTGGTCATTCTGGCGTTCGTAATATGA
- a CDS encoding DNA-binding protein codes for MDDPELEALRQRRMQELQQQAMQQQQQEQQRQQAEMQLQNAMRQILTPEARDRLNNIKLANPQMGQQIEMQLVQLAQSGRIPVPVDDEMLRNILGQITPKKREITIERR; via the coding sequence ATGGACGATCCGGAATTAGAGGCATTGAGGCAGAGGCGCATGCAGGAGCTCCAGCAGCAGGCTATGCAGCAGCAACAGCAGGAGCAGCAGAGGCAGCAGGCCGAGATGCAGTTGCAGAACGCTATGAGGCAGATCCTGACCCCCGAGGCCAGGGACAGGCTCAACAACATAAAGCTCGCTAACCCACAGATGGGTCAGCAGATAGAAATGCAGTTGGTCCAGTTAGCCCAGAGCGGAAGGATTCCCGTCCCCGTCGATGACGAGATGCTGAGAAACATCCTAGGGCAGATCACCCCCAAGAAGAGGGAGATCACCATAGAGAGGAGATAA